From the Spiribacter sp. 2438 genome, one window contains:
- the rpmC gene encoding 50S ribosomal protein L29 — protein MKASELRDKQLTELEAELLEQRKAQFNLRMQQATGQLARPDEVKRVRRDIARIKTVINEKTKTGETS, from the coding sequence ATGAAGGCAAGTGAGCTTCGCGACAAACAGCTGACGGAACTGGAAGCCGAGCTCCTCGAGCAGCGCAAGGCGCAGTTCAATCTGCGCATGCAGCAGGCCACCGGCCAGCTGGCGCGGCCCGACGAGGTGAAGCGGGTCCGGCGGGATATTGCCCGTATCAAGACCGTGATCAATGAGAAGACCAAGACAGGCGAGACGTCATGA